A DNA window from Mesorhizobium sp. C432A contains the following coding sequences:
- a CDS encoding VOC family protein, which yields MPRMIFVNLPVADLAASMAFYKALGFDNNPHFTDDTAACMVLSETINVMLLTHAKWRQFTDRPIPPATSSEVMLAVSCDSRAAVDAMNEAAAKNGGAADINAQQDYGFMYNRSLADPDGHVWEAMWMDPAAIPQGDAKQG from the coding sequence ATGCCCCGTATGATCTTCGTCAACTTGCCCGTCGCCGACCTCGCTGCGTCGATGGCCTTCTACAAAGCTCTCGGTTTCGACAACAACCCGCACTTCACCGACGACACCGCAGCCTGCATGGTGCTGAGCGAAACGATCAACGTCATGCTGCTCACCCATGCCAAATGGCGTCAGTTCACCGATCGCCCCATCCCACCGGCCACCTCGAGCGAGGTCATGCTTGCCGTGTCCTGCGACAGCCGCGCGGCGGTCGATGCGATGAATGAGGCGGCGGCTAAAAATGGCGGCGCCGCCGACATCAACGCCCAGCAGGATTATGGCTTCATGTACAATCGCAGCCTGGCCGATCCTGACGGCCACGTCTGGGAAGCGATGTGGATGGACCCGGCCGCCATACCGCAGGGCGACGCCAAGCAAGGCTGA
- a CDS encoding MarR family transcriptional regulator: protein MSRWQDAVETFDGTVAEIYVLSAAERRCLGAISHGPRPANVVARETNLTPAAVTTLIDRLEKRGFVSRQPDPDDRRKVMVAAGTEELVRRCYHPILEAGDALLEKYSAAEMQFLLGLSRGRSDAEGADREGARQSKTGALREGIGGWSGATPVRFQLCTVKETLCPV from the coding sequence ATGTCGCGCTGGCAGGATGCCGTTGAAACGTTCGATGGGACCGTTGCCGAAATCTATGTGCTGAGCGCTGCCGAGCGCCGCTGTCTCGGCGCGATCAGTCACGGCCCGCGGCCGGCAAACGTCGTAGCGAGGGAGACAAATCTCACGCCGGCGGCGGTTACGACGTTGATTGACCGGCTGGAAAAGCGCGGCTTCGTCAGCCGCCAGCCGGATCCCGATGACAGGCGCAAGGTCATGGTCGCGGCGGGCACCGAGGAACTCGTCCGGCGCTGCTACCATCCGATCCTCGAGGCGGGCGACGCATTGCTGGAGAAATATTCGGCGGCCGAGATGCAGTTTTTGCTCGGCTTATCAAGAGGTCGAAGCGATGCAGAAGGCGCAGACCGAGAGGGTGCGCGGCAAAGCAAAACCGGTGCGTTGAGAGAAGGCATCGGAGGATGGTCCGGCGCAACGCCGGTCCGGTTTCAACTGTGTACTGTCAAGGAGACGCTATGCCCCGTATGA
- a CDS encoding 23S rRNA (adenine(2030)-N(6))-methyltransferase RlmJ has protein sequence MNYRHAYHAGNFADVVKHVVLSLLLDYLKQKDKAFRVVDTHAGIGRYDLSSAEAQKTGEWQGGIGRLIHAPIEKSAAALLAPYLEAVRSLNPDGGVKKYPGSPLIARYLMRKQDRLSAIELHDADAARLKTLFAGDFQTRVIELDGWLALGAHLPPKEKRGLVLIDPPFEEAGEFDRLVDGMQKAHRRWPGGIYALWYPIKDRKAIIAFRKALKQSGVPKLLDIEFEIRPASREPSLDGSGMVVVNPPFTLERELRIVLPVLHRLLAVEKPAHWSLEWLAGE, from the coding sequence ATGAACTACCGTCACGCCTATCACGCCGGCAATTTCGCCGACGTCGTCAAGCATGTCGTGCTCAGCCTTCTGCTCGACTATCTGAAGCAAAAGGACAAGGCGTTCCGTGTCGTCGACACTCATGCCGGCATTGGCCGCTACGATCTTTCGTCGGCGGAAGCGCAAAAGACCGGCGAATGGCAAGGCGGCATCGGCCGCCTCATCCACGCCCCGATCGAAAAATCGGCGGCTGCGCTGCTTGCCCCCTATCTTGAAGCGGTGCGTTCGCTCAATCCCGATGGCGGGGTGAAGAAATATCCGGGCTCGCCATTGATCGCCAGGTACCTCATGCGAAAGCAGGACCGGTTGTCGGCGATCGAATTGCACGACGCAGATGCTGCCAGGCTGAAGACGCTGTTTGCCGGCGATTTCCAGACAAGGGTGATCGAACTCGACGGCTGGCTGGCGCTTGGCGCGCATCTGCCGCCAAAGGAAAAGCGCGGCCTGGTGCTGATCGATCCGCCGTTCGAAGAAGCCGGCGAATTCGACCGCCTGGTCGACGGAATGCAGAAAGCGCACAGGCGCTGGCCGGGTGGCATCTACGCGCTGTGGTATCCGATCAAGGACCGCAAAGCGATCATCGCCTTCCGCAAGGCGCTCAAGCAATCCGGCGTTCCAAAACTGCTCGACATCGAGTTCGAGATCCGGCCGGCATCGCGTGAACCAAGCCTCGACGGCAGCGGCATGGTGGTGGTCAACCCGCCCTTCACGCTGGAGCGCGAACTGCGCATCGTGCTGCCGGTCCTGCACAGATTGCTGGCGGTCGAAAAGCCGGCGCACTGGTCGCTGGAATGGCTGGCCGGGGAGTAG
- a CDS encoding Rieske (2Fe-2S) protein: protein MSEAQQQKDKDYWQAVVRSVDIKGKPKRILFDGTPLVLFRSAQGIAALFDRCAHRLVELSTGKVVGGEIECPYHGWRYNGEGRCTAIPGHVGDVPHYRIRRYSTIERDGVVFVSAGTPEGEPYLHCMQGKDVVVKRVRSSARSTVLDAAENILDATHTHFTHKGVLRGLTAKRHLVRVEVTGGKGWVESCYTGEDRQQGLVSRLLEGERARTIGRYRHPGIVELEYWGKGGLALATTFHLRQADERTVEGVGWLIGPRQGLFGELKALAFRPLFAFALQQDRRVLKSASANARIWPQVQPAIGPLDFLRRDIAAIIDGKMPPTAAEPRVYQIEL from the coding sequence TTGAGCGAAGCCCAGCAGCAAAAAGACAAAGACTATTGGCAGGCGGTAGTGCGGTCAGTCGATATCAAAGGCAAGCCGAAGCGCATCCTGTTCGATGGCACGCCGCTGGTGCTATTCCGCTCGGCGCAGGGGATTGCAGCCCTCTTCGACCGCTGCGCTCACCGCCTGGTCGAACTCTCGACCGGCAAGGTCGTCGGTGGCGAGATCGAATGTCCCTATCATGGCTGGCGCTACAATGGGGAAGGGCGCTGCACCGCCATTCCCGGCCATGTCGGCGACGTCCCGCATTACCGTATCCGCCGCTACAGCACGATCGAGCGCGACGGCGTCGTCTTCGTCTCGGCAGGCACGCCTGAGGGCGAGCCCTATCTCCATTGCATGCAAGGCAAGGATGTCGTCGTGAAGCGGGTGCGAAGCTCGGCGCGATCGACGGTGCTCGACGCCGCCGAGAACATTCTCGACGCCACTCACACCCACTTCACCCACAAGGGTGTGCTGCGCGGCCTGACCGCAAAGCGCCATCTCGTGCGCGTCGAGGTGACCGGCGGCAAGGGTTGGGTCGAAAGCTGCTACACCGGCGAGGACCGCCAACAGGGGCTGGTCAGCCGGCTGCTGGAAGGCGAGCGCGCCAGGACCATCGGCCGCTACCGCCATCCCGGCATCGTCGAACTCGAATATTGGGGCAAGGGCGGCTTGGCGCTGGCGACCACTTTCCATTTGCGTCAGGCGGACGAACGGACCGTCGAAGGCGTCGGCTGGCTGATCGGCCCGCGACAGGGCCTGTTCGGCGAACTCAAGGCGCTTGCTTTCCGGCCGCTCTTTGCCTTTGCCCTGCAGCAGGATCGCCGTGTGCTGAAATCGGCCAGCGCCAACGCCCGTATATGGCCGCAGGTTCAGCCGGCGATCGGCCCGCTGGATTTCCTGCGCCGCGACATAGCGGCGATCATCGACGGCAAGATGCCACCGACGGCGGCAGAGCCGAGGGTGTACCAGATCGAGCTGTAG
- a CDS encoding GNAT family N-acetyltransferase: MNRLAMLPLDQTNRVENNPREVEAFVQLFNEVPVRDLVRNLTVAVEAFEIAGRFFPLTLNDRSEAPNCYICCPSSAYIDYAIDETRNFVSSPMLQRAIRMLIGLCAPLVRMSGLDHQVQVNNWLYSTNPVPLLDRNAVAAIRDDLTARFPDRAVLIRSLNEIADPSTIAALKAEGFRMLAARQIYIFAGRGSAMTNDMKRDRKRLRTTPFEWVGNGDFTEADYARAEALYRMLYLDKYTPLNPHYTARYIGETHRRGILQLAGLRRPGGELVAVAALSQNGRTLTQPIVGYDTSLPVSEGLYRMMMAIAQDHAMAHGLFFNMSAGAAAFKRLRGAVATVEYNAVYAGHLRRRQRAAVRIMEFVLAKIGIPLLRRFEL; the protein is encoded by the coding sequence ATGAACCGGCTCGCTATGTTGCCACTCGATCAGACGAACCGGGTAGAAAACAACCCGCGTGAGGTCGAAGCCTTCGTTCAGCTTTTTAACGAGGTGCCGGTGCGCGACCTCGTGCGAAATCTGACGGTCGCCGTCGAGGCCTTCGAGATCGCTGGCCGCTTCTTTCCACTGACGCTGAACGACAGAAGCGAGGCGCCGAACTGCTATATCTGCTGCCCGTCCAGCGCCTATATCGACTACGCCATCGACGAGACCCGCAATTTCGTCTCGTCGCCCATGCTGCAAAGAGCAATCCGCATGTTGATTGGCCTGTGCGCGCCGCTGGTCAGGATGAGCGGCCTCGACCATCAGGTTCAGGTCAACAACTGGCTCTATTCGACCAATCCGGTGCCGCTGCTCGATCGCAACGCGGTCGCTGCGATCCGCGACGATCTCACGGCGCGTTTTCCCGATCGCGCTGTTCTCATCCGCTCCCTGAACGAGATCGCCGATCCCTCGACAATCGCAGCGCTGAAGGCAGAGGGTTTTCGAATGCTGGCGGCGCGGCAAATCTACATCTTCGCCGGCCGCGGTTCGGCTATGACCAACGACATGAAGCGCGACCGCAAGCGGCTGCGCACGACGCCGTTCGAGTGGGTCGGCAATGGCGACTTCACCGAGGCCGACTATGCGCGCGCCGAAGCGCTCTACCGGATGCTCTATCTCGACAAATACACGCCACTCAACCCGCACTACACCGCCCGCTATATCGGCGAGACGCACCGTCGCGGCATCCTGCAACTGGCAGGCCTGCGTCGTCCCGGCGGTGAACTGGTCGCCGTCGCCGCTTTGTCTCAGAACGGCAGGACCTTGACGCAGCCAATCGTTGGCTACGACACAAGTCTTCCAGTGAGCGAAGGGCTCTACCGCATGATGATGGCGATCGCACAGGACCATGCGATGGCGCACGGCCTGTTCTTCAACATGAGCGCCGGTGCCGCCGCCTTCAAACGCTTGCGCGGCGCCGTGGCAACGGTGGAGTACAACGCCGTCTATGCCGGCCATCTTCGGCGCCGCCAGCGCGCTGCAGTGCGTATCATGGAATTTGTGCTCGCGAAGATCGGCATCCCTCTGCTCAGGAGATTTGAACTTTGA
- a CDS encoding F390 synthetase-related protein — protein sequence MNGPAEAIRSFALTQWVSRKSRESFERWQAQALRRFLDRDLPRAPFYGKAPRHLGDLQVIDKATVMGNFERFNIHGGSAAEAWKAQAGDGRIGELTVGASTGTSGNRGLFIISEAEKYRWLGTILAKAVPDLLWRRQRVAVILPQNTGLYDSARKSRRIDLRFFDLTRGPESWRGALEDFAPTVIIAPPKILRHFAAEGFRLKPQRVFSAAETLDPVDRPVIEAFFGRQLDQIYMATEGLFAVTCRQGGLHLAEDSVFFEFEPAGDGLVMPLITAFRRRTQIMARYRMNDLLRLSEKPCRCGSPLRTLDEIVGRMDDAFRLASPHGQLLVTPDILRNVLLKADRRIDDFRLVQTAEDAIELSLAPGLADEAATAAHQAVRNLLAARQATASVSLVRRDLPLETGRKLRRVECHLGAAS from the coding sequence ATGAACGGGCCGGCCGAAGCGATCCGCTCGTTTGCGCTGACGCAATGGGTTTCGCGCAAAAGCCGCGAGAGTTTCGAGCGCTGGCAGGCGCAAGCCTTGCGCCGCTTTCTCGACCGCGACCTGCCGCGCGCGCCGTTCTACGGCAAGGCGCCACGTCACCTCGGCGACCTCCAGGTGATCGACAAGGCGACGGTGATGGGCAATTTCGAGCGCTTCAACATTCATGGCGGCTCGGCCGCCGAGGCCTGGAAGGCGCAGGCCGGCGATGGCCGCATTGGCGAACTGACAGTCGGCGCCAGCACCGGCACGTCGGGCAATCGTGGCCTGTTCATCATTTCCGAAGCGGAAAAATACCGCTGGCTGGGCACCATCCTGGCCAAAGCCGTGCCCGATCTGCTCTGGCGCCGGCAGCGCGTTGCGGTGATCCTGCCGCAGAACACCGGGCTCTACGACAGCGCGCGCAAATCGCGGCGTATCGACCTGCGCTTCTTCGATCTGACGCGCGGTCCGGAGAGCTGGCGCGGCGCTCTCGAAGATTTCGCGCCGACGGTGATCATCGCGCCACCGAAGATACTGCGGCACTTCGCGGCCGAGGGCTTTCGGCTCAAGCCGCAGCGTGTCTTCAGCGCCGCCGAAACGCTCGACCCGGTTGACCGGCCGGTCATCGAGGCATTCTTTGGTCGTCAGCTCGACCAGATCTACATGGCGACGGAAGGGCTGTTCGCCGTCACCTGCCGCCAGGGCGGGCTGCATCTGGCCGAGGATTCGGTGTTCTTCGAGTTCGAACCGGCCGGCGACGGCCTGGTCATGCCGCTGATCACCGCCTTTCGCCGCCGGACCCAGATCATGGCGCGCTACCGGATGAACGATCTGCTGCGGCTGTCCGAAAAGCCATGCCGCTGCGGCTCGCCGCTGCGCACGCTGGACGAGATCGTCGGCCGCATGGACGACGCTTTCCGGCTCGCCTCGCCGCACGGGCAGCTCCTCGTCACGCCCGACATACTACGCAATGTGTTGCTCAAGGCCGACCGGCGCATTGACGATTTTCGCCTGGTCCAGACCGCTGAAGATGCAATCGAACTTAGCCTGGCCCCCGGGCTTGCCGACGAAGCCGCCACCGCCGCCCATCAGGCCGTGCGCAATTTGCTGGCGGCGCGCCAGGCGACAGCTTCGGTCAGCCTTGTTCGCAGGGACCTGCCGTTGGAGACCGGCCGCAAACTGCGTCGGGTCGAATGCCACCTGGGAGCGGCATCATGA
- a CDS encoding MBL fold metallo-hydrolase: MKIVFANSASVSAAERLILRGGSWAKVRLRVRYGLIMHPRAGPVLIDTGYTPHVTQGSGRSTALRLYSAILRPQLNEAEQPLAVLARFGLSLQDVRTVIVTHFHADHMSGLSLFPNARLIANDTAWARAKAKTSLQNLRHGLFKELFPPDFESRLDVLSSKRRIEPRGGVPGGADLFGDGSVVAVDLPGHADGQFGLLFPNLERPLLYAVDAQWLIRALVENRTPGLPATLLAEDATALEPTSATLRRFMASGGEVVLCHDPALTAYDLAGRGA, translated from the coding sequence GTGAAGATCGTCTTCGCCAACAGCGCCTCTGTCAGCGCAGCTGAGCGCCTGATCCTGCGCGGCGGCAGCTGGGCGAAGGTCAGGCTACGTGTCCGCTACGGCCTGATCATGCATCCGCGAGCCGGCCCCGTCCTGATCGACACCGGCTACACGCCGCATGTGACACAAGGCAGTGGGCGCAGCACGGCGCTGCGTCTTTACAGTGCGATCCTCCGGCCTCAGCTCAACGAAGCCGAGCAGCCGCTCGCGGTACTGGCGCGCTTCGGCCTGTCTTTGCAGGATGTGCGCACCGTCATCGTCACGCATTTCCATGCCGACCACATGTCGGGCCTGTCGCTGTTTCCCAACGCTCGGCTTATCGCCAATGACACCGCCTGGGCGCGGGCGAAGGCCAAGACTTCCCTGCAGAATCTGCGCCACGGCCTTTTCAAGGAACTGTTCCCGCCCGATTTCGAGAGCCGGCTCGACGTGCTGTCGTCGAAGCGGCGGATCGAACCTCGCGGCGGCGTGCCAGGCGGCGCCGATCTGTTCGGCGACGGCAGCGTCGTCGCAGTCGATCTGCCCGGCCATGCCGATGGCCAGTTCGGCCTTTTGTTCCCCAATCTGGAGCGGCCACTGCTCTACGCCGTCGATGCGCAATGGCTGATCAGAGCATTGGTGGAAAACCGGACGCCCGGTCTGCCGGCTACTCTGCTGGCCGAGGACGCCACGGCGCTTGAGCCGACCAGCGCAACGCTGCGCCGGTTTATGGCGTCCGGCGGCGAGGTAGTGCTTTGCCATGATCCGGCGTTGACGGCGTATGATCTTGCCGGACGGGGCGCATGA
- a CDS encoding NAD-dependent epimerase/dehydratase family protein has product MTVGRVLVTGASGFLGAHIMARLAAVGTPALGLGRDAKRCAALEAAGHRVVRLDLSQPFDAAAARALDGVDAIIHCAALSAPFGRLAGFQTANVTATRNLSDFARGQGVRRFVHISSPTVCFAYRDQLDVSEDAALPPPVNHYARTKRQGEEIVLAAPETGPVVLRPRGLYGPGDRTLLPRLLQVARQRPLPLFRDGRARIDLTYIEDVVDAVFAALSAGSAAEGQIFNISGGEVVPVRRIAEAACARALVQPRWRRMPLWPAMLTAGIAEAVANILPGRPEPPVTRYGLGLFAYAQSLDLSKAGRILGWAPKVSFEEGLDRTFGKAMESRRAA; this is encoded by the coding sequence ATGACCGTGGGACGCGTCCTCGTCACCGGCGCCAGCGGCTTCCTCGGCGCGCATATTATGGCGCGGCTGGCGGCAGTGGGCACACCGGCGCTGGGTCTTGGCAGGGACGCCAAACGCTGCGCCGCGCTCGAAGCCGCTGGTCATCGGGTCGTTCGGCTGGATTTGTCTCAACCATTCGATGCAGCTGCCGCGCGCGCTCTCGACGGCGTCGATGCGATCATCCACTGCGCGGCACTTTCCGCGCCCTTCGGCAGGTTGGCGGGTTTCCAGACGGCAAATGTCACAGCTACCCGCAACCTCAGCGATTTCGCGCGCGGGCAAGGCGTGCGCCGCTTCGTCCATATCTCCAGCCCGACGGTCTGTTTCGCCTACCGCGATCAGCTCGATGTCAGCGAAGATGCGGCCTTGCCGCCTCCAGTCAACCACTATGCCCGCACCAAGCGGCAGGGCGAGGAGATCGTTCTGGCGGCGCCCGAAACCGGCCCGGTGGTGCTGCGGCCGCGCGGCCTCTACGGTCCCGGCGATCGCACGCTGCTGCCGCGTCTGCTGCAGGTGGCACGGCAGCGCCCGCTGCCGCTGTTTCGCGACGGCAGGGCGCGCATCGATCTCACTTATATAGAGGATGTCGTCGATGCGGTCTTTGCCGCGCTGTCCGCCGGGAGCGCTGCCGAGGGACAGATATTCAACATCTCCGGCGGCGAAGTGGTGCCGGTCCGCCGCATTGCCGAGGCGGCCTGCGCCCGCGCCCTCGTGCAGCCGCGCTGGCGCAGAATGCCGCTCTGGCCCGCCATGCTGACGGCCGGGATAGCGGAGGCGGTAGCGAACATATTGCCCGGCCGCCCGGAACCGCCGGTGACGCGCTACGGTCTTGGCCTGTTCGCCTATGCGCAGAGCCTCGATCTTTCCAAGGCAGGCCGCATCCTCGGCTGGGCGCCGAAAGTGTCGTTCGAGGAAGGGCTCGATCGCACATTCGGCAAGGCGATGGAAAGCAGGAGGGCAGCGTGA
- a CDS encoding 3-oxoacyl-[acyl-carrier-protein] synthase III C-terminal domain-containing protein: MTSRALDARLGFGDGHFEAATGVIERYVCDAESQVDLACAAARLALADAELEAGSVDLVIGGCGVPYQPLPSTAPLVMQRLGLADGSAAAFDVNSTCLGFLTAFETASRLIEAGQCRTALVFSSEIASRALPWQDQPEIAALFGDGAAAAVLQQAAPAEGRVAANLMRTYPSAYEACSIGSGGTRFDFHREPEEFARHSLFHMEGKELFRVTSRHFNGFVAELLDRAGWRHDDVDLVVPHQASPLALAHMARQTGFAREKLVDIAARYGNQIAASIPFALDVARREQRIGPGAKVLFLGTSAGVSFGGMALEA, encoded by the coding sequence GTGACGTCGCGCGCCCTCGATGCGCGGCTGGGGTTTGGCGATGGACATTTCGAGGCCGCGACCGGCGTCATCGAACGCTATGTCTGCGACGCCGAATCGCAGGTCGACCTTGCTTGTGCCGCAGCCCGTCTGGCGCTTGCCGATGCCGAACTTGAGGCAGGCAGTGTCGATCTGGTCATCGGCGGTTGCGGCGTGCCTTACCAGCCGTTGCCGTCGACGGCGCCGCTGGTCATGCAGCGCCTCGGCCTTGCCGATGGGTCGGCGGCCGCTTTCGACGTCAACAGCACCTGCCTGGGCTTCCTCACAGCCTTCGAGACCGCGTCGCGCCTGATCGAGGCCGGGCAATGCCGGACGGCGCTGGTGTTCTCGTCTGAAATCGCCTCGCGCGCGCTGCCGTGGCAGGACCAGCCGGAAATTGCGGCCCTCTTCGGCGATGGCGCGGCGGCCGCCGTGCTGCAACAGGCAGCCCCTGCCGAGGGTCGAGTCGCGGCCAACCTGATGCGCACCTACCCTTCCGCCTATGAGGCCTGCAGCATCGGCTCCGGCGGCACCCGGTTCGACTTTCATCGTGAGCCTGAGGAATTCGCCCGCCACAGCCTGTTCCACATGGAGGGTAAGGAACTGTTTCGCGTCACGTCACGCCATTTCAACGGCTTTGTAGCGGAGTTGCTCGATCGCGCCGGCTGGCGGCACGACGATGTCGACCTCGTCGTGCCGCATCAGGCGAGCCCTTTGGCGCTCGCCCACATGGCGCGCCAGACCGGCTTCGCCAGGGAAAAGCTCGTCGACATCGCGGCGCGCTACGGCAATCAGATCGCCGCTTCCATCCCGTTTGCGCTCGATGTCGCACGCCGCGAACAACGCATTGGGCCGGGCGCCAAGGTGCTGTTCCTCGGCACCTCGGCCGGCGTGTCGTTCGGCGGCATGGCGCTGGAAGCATGA
- a CDS encoding T6SS immunity protein Tdi1 domain-containing protein, with translation MARSFFRFISSIFGASDARQEGKAEANRANTGGLIRAEWPHDYQFLFIEPPANEVAEALDGWKWIGLDGLEPAAVSAFGDIFFRAGDGSVRHLDMLDGKLTRIAGHWAEFQADLQNEARRDELLLAGLVVAARKNGLIPAAGQCYDFKKPPVLGGEMSLREMETTFFVVKVHIAGQIHRQVKDLPQGAKINKVTISDR, from the coding sequence ATGGCCAGATCTTTTTTCCGCTTTATTTCTTCAATTTTTGGCGCGTCCGACGCCAGACAGGAAGGAAAAGCCGAGGCCAACAGAGCCAATACAGGGGGCTTGATCAGAGCCGAATGGCCCCATGACTATCAGTTCCTCTTTATCGAACCACCTGCGAACGAAGTCGCGGAAGCGTTGGACGGCTGGAAGTGGATCGGACTGGATGGCCTTGAACCAGCTGCGGTGTCAGCTTTCGGCGACATATTTTTCCGTGCCGGCGACGGGTCGGTTCGTCATCTCGATATGCTCGACGGGAAATTGACCAGAATTGCGGGTCATTGGGCGGAATTTCAGGCCGACTTGCAGAATGAAGCGCGCCGCGACGAGTTGCTGCTGGCGGGCCTTGTCGTTGCCGCCCGAAAGAACGGACTGATTCCGGCAGCCGGCCAATGCTATGATTTCAAGAAGCCGCCGGTGCTTGGCGGCGAAATGAGTCTGCGAGAGATGGAAACGACGTTTTTCGTTGTGAAGGTGCATATCGCCGGCCAAATCCATCGGCAGGTGAAAGATCTCCCGCAGGGCGCGAAGATAAACAAGGTTACGATCAGCGACCGATAA
- a CDS encoding DNA polymerase III subunit chi: MADVLFYHLTESTLEDALPGLLERSVDRGWRAVVQTGTEERRDALDLHLWTFRDDSFLAHATDREAHPAEQPILLTTSDANPNQAQIRFLVDGAAPADLAGYERAVFLFDGHDAAQVEGARTHWKVLKEAGHAVTYWQQTPDRRWERKA, translated from the coding sequence ATGGCCGATGTCCTGTTCTACCACCTGACCGAATCGACGCTGGAGGATGCGCTTCCCGGCCTGCTCGAGCGCAGCGTCGATCGCGGCTGGCGCGCCGTGGTGCAGACAGGGACCGAGGAGCGGCGCGATGCGCTCGACCTGCATCTGTGGACATTCAGGGACGATTCGTTCCTCGCGCACGCGACCGACCGTGAAGCCCATCCGGCCGAACAGCCAATCCTGCTCACCACGAGCGACGCCAACCCCAACCAGGCGCAGATACGCTTCCTCGTCGATGGCGCCGCACCCGCCGATCTCGCCGGCTACGAACGCGCCGTGTTCCTGTTCGACGGCCATGACGCGGCCCAGGTCGAAGGGGCGCGGACGCATTGGAAGGTGTTGAAAGAAGCGGGCCACGCTGTCACCTACTGGCAGCAGACGCCCGACCGTCGCTGGGAGCGCAAGGCGTAA
- a CDS encoding leucyl aminopeptidase, giving the protein MTLRPLIAFAKFAAPKKGSIIVLAADDGGLGEPAKACDPSGTLARAFPVAEFSGKFAGVVEVLAPQGTSLDRLVAVGAGKVAGLDDFAWLKLGGTIAASLRKAAEVAVILDVPGAKIGGRQAANLAAGIILRSYSFDKYKTRKDKDDAEPKKPVKVTIHTADPAAAKKAFADEVAVIDGVLLARDLVNEPANTLGPIEFAARAKELEALGVEVEILTEKEMKKLGMGSLLGVAQGSPRGARMAVMQWKGGKAKDAPVAFVGKGVTFDTGGNSMKPASGMEDMKGDMGGAAAVIGLIQALAARKAKANVVGIVGLVENAVDGHAQRPGDIVTSMSGQTIEVLNTDAEGRLVLADALWYCNDRFQPKFMVNLATLTGAIMVALGQHYAGLFSNNDELSDRLTAAGQASQERLWRMPLGPEYDKLIDSKNADMKNIGGRYGGAIIAAQFLQRFVKETPWAHLDIAGTAMGSPPSEINQSWGSGFGVRLLDRLVRDNYEG; this is encoded by the coding sequence ATGACTTTGAGACCATTGATCGCCTTCGCCAAATTTGCCGCACCCAAAAAGGGCAGCATCATCGTGCTGGCGGCCGACGATGGTGGTCTTGGCGAACCGGCAAAGGCCTGCGACCCCTCAGGAACGCTGGCGCGGGCGTTTCCGGTGGCGGAGTTTTCCGGAAAATTCGCCGGTGTCGTCGAAGTGCTGGCGCCGCAGGGAACATCGCTCGACCGACTGGTGGCGGTCGGCGCCGGCAAGGTCGCCGGCCTCGATGACTTTGCCTGGCTGAAGCTTGGCGGCACCATCGCCGCGTCCCTGCGCAAGGCAGCGGAGGTGGCCGTCATCCTCGATGTGCCGGGCGCAAAGATTGGCGGCAGGCAAGCGGCGAACCTTGCCGCCGGCATCATTCTTCGCAGCTACTCCTTCGACAAATACAAGACCAGGAAAGACAAGGACGATGCCGAGCCGAAGAAACCGGTCAAGGTGACCATCCACACCGCCGATCCTGCCGCGGCGAAAAAGGCCTTCGCCGACGAGGTTGCGGTCATCGACGGCGTGCTTCTGGCGCGCGACCTTGTCAACGAACCGGCCAATACGCTCGGCCCGATCGAATTCGCCGCCCGCGCCAAGGAACTGGAAGCGCTCGGCGTCGAGGTCGAGATCCTCACCGAGAAGGAAATGAAGAAGCTCGGCATGGGCTCGCTCCTCGGTGTCGCGCAGGGTTCGCCGCGCGGCGCCCGGATGGCTGTCATGCAATGGAAGGGCGGCAAGGCCAAGGACGCACCGGTCGCCTTCGTCGGCAAGGGCGTCACCTTCGACACCGGCGGCAATTCTATGAAGCCGGCCTCCGGCATGGAAGACATGAAGGGCGACATGGGCGGTGCCGCGGCCGTCATCGGGCTCATCCAGGCGCTGGCCGCGCGAAAGGCCAAGGCCAATGTCGTCGGCATCGTCGGGCTGGTGGAAAATGCCGTCGACGGCCATGCCCAGCGCCCCGGCGACATCGTCACCTCGATGTCGGGTCAGACCATCGAGGTGCTCAACACCGATGCCGAAGGACGCCTCGTTCTGGCCGACGCGCTGTGGTATTGCAACGACCGCTTCCAGCCGAAATTCATGGTCAATCTGGCGACGCTGACCGGCGCCATCATGGTCGCGCTCGGCCAGCATTATGCCGGCCTGTTCTCCAACAATGACGAACTTTCGGACAGGTTGACGGCGGCCGGCCAGGCGAGTCAGGAGCGGCTGTGGCGCATGCCGCTTGGGCCCGAATACGACAAGCTGATCGATTCCAAGAACGCCGACATGAAGAACATCGGCGGCCGCTATGGCGGCGCCATCATCGCCGCGCAGTTCCTGCAGCGCTTCGTCAAGGAAACGCCGTGGGCGCATCTCGACATCGCCGGCACCGCGATGGGCTCTCCGCCGAGCGAGATCAACCAGTCCTGGGGCTCGGGTTTCGGCGTCAGGCTGCTCGACCGGCTGGTGCGCGACAATTACGAGGGATAA